Proteins encoded by one window of Pseudomonas coleopterorum:
- a CDS encoding methionine ABC transporter ATP-binding protein: MPTTNVQRRLADTAGLARQPAEPLELHPQLANSLVRFIGVGKTYEGAQGPVQALQGIDLTIERGEVFGIIGRSGAGKSSLIRTINRLEQPSSGRVLIDQVDIGDFDEDRLVALRRRIGMIFQHFNLMSAKTVWQNVELPLKVAGVPQAERWRKVGELLELVGLQGKRDAYPAQLSGGQKQRVGIARALVHDPQILLCDEATSALDPETTESILALLRDINWRLGLTIILITHEMAVIRAICDRVVVLEGGQVVEQGPVWQVFGDPRHEVSRTLLAPLQHGLSDELRARLRSTAPTPEAALVLRLGVTGAQTGEADLSSLFNLLGGQVSLLQGGIERIQGRALGSLVVAVSNSPHDREHLLQRARQWAQQVEELGYVV, from the coding sequence ATGCCCACCACCAATGTCCAACGCCGTCTGGCCGATACCGCCGGCCTTGCCCGGCAGCCTGCCGAACCCCTGGAGCTGCACCCGCAACTGGCCAACAGCCTGGTGCGCTTCATCGGCGTCGGCAAGACCTATGAGGGCGCGCAGGGTCCGGTGCAGGCCTTGCAAGGTATCGACCTGACCATCGAGCGGGGTGAAGTGTTCGGCATCATCGGCCGCAGCGGCGCCGGCAAGTCGTCGCTGATCCGCACCATCAACCGGCTGGAACAGCCCAGCAGTGGGCGCGTGCTGATCGATCAGGTGGACATCGGTGATTTCGACGAGGATCGCCTGGTGGCGCTGCGGCGACGCATCGGCATGATCTTCCAGCACTTCAACCTGATGTCGGCGAAAACCGTGTGGCAGAACGTCGAGCTGCCGCTCAAGGTCGCCGGCGTGCCCCAGGCCGAGCGCTGGCGCAAGGTCGGTGAACTGCTCGAACTGGTCGGCCTGCAGGGCAAGCGCGACGCGTACCCGGCGCAGCTGTCCGGCGGGCAGAAGCAGCGCGTCGGCATCGCCCGCGCGCTGGTCCACGACCCGCAGATCCTGCTGTGCGACGAAGCCACTTCGGCGCTGGATCCGGAGACCACCGAATCGATCCTGGCGCTGTTGCGCGACATCAATTGGCGCCTGGGGCTGACGATCATTTTGATCACCCACGAAATGGCCGTGATCCGTGCCATCTGCGACCGCGTGGTGGTGCTCGAGGGCGGCCAGGTGGTCGAGCAGGGGCCAGTGTGGCAGGTCTTCGGCGACCCTCGGCATGAGGTCAGCCGCACTCTGCTGGCACCGTTGCAACACGGCCTGTCCGATGAGCTGCGAGCACGTCTGCGCAGTACGGCGCCGACACCCGAGGCCGCGCTGGTGTTGCGCTTGGGCGTAACCGGGGCACAGACGGGTGAAGCGGATCTATCCTCGCTGTTCAACCTGCTGGGCGGGCAGGTCAGCCTGCTGCAGGGCGGGATCGAACGCATTCAAGGGCGGGCGCTGGGCAGCCTGGTCGTGGCGGTGAGCAATTCGCCCCATGACCGTGAGCATCTGCTGCAGCGCGCCCGGCAATGGGCACAACAGGTAGAGGAGCTGGGCTATGTGGTTTGA
- a CDS encoding MetQ/NlpA family ABC transporter substrate-binding protein gives MLKPTLLLALTLLTGLAHAADDKPLIVGTTAAFAIPLETAVEEAKKQGLTVKLVEFTDWIAPNVSLAAGDIDVNYFQHIPFLENANTQAGTDLVPYAPGIINNVGLYSKRYKSFDELPKGASVAIANDPINSGRGLQLLAKAGLITLKPGVGYKATEDDILTNPKGIKILQVEAVQLVRAYDDADLVQGYPAYIRLAKTFDAGSALLFDGLDHPEYVIQFVIKPERKDDPRLAKFVDIYQHSPVVRASLDKINGKLYQVGWKE, from the coding sequence ATGCTCAAACCCACCCTGCTACTCGCCCTCACCCTCCTCACCGGCCTGGCCCACGCCGCCGATGACAAGCCCCTGATCGTCGGCACCACCGCCGCCTTCGCCATTCCCCTGGAAACCGCCGTGGAGGAAGCCAAGAAACAAGGTCTGACCGTCAAGCTGGTGGAGTTCACCGACTGGATCGCGCCCAACGTCAGCCTGGCCGCCGGCGACATCGACGTGAACTACTTCCAGCACATCCCCTTTCTGGAAAACGCCAATACCCAGGCCGGTACCGACCTGGTGCCCTATGCACCGGGCATCATCAACAACGTCGGGCTGTATTCCAAACGCTACAAAAGCTTTGACGAGCTGCCCAAGGGCGCCAGCGTGGCCATCGCCAACGACCCGATCAACAGCGGTCGCGGCCTGCAACTGCTGGCCAAGGCCGGCTTGATCACCCTCAAGCCGGGGGTTGGCTACAAGGCCACCGAAGACGACATCCTCACCAACCCCAAGGGCATCAAGATTCTTCAGGTCGAAGCCGTGCAACTGGTGCGCGCCTACGACGACGCCGATCTGGTGCAGGGCTACCCGGCCTACATCCGCCTGGCCAAGACCTTCGATGCCGGCTCGGCCTTGCTGTTCGACGGCCTCGACCATCCCGAGTACGTGATCCAGTTCGTGATCAAGCCCGAGCGCAAGGATGATCCGCGCCTGGCCAAGTTCGTGGATATCTACCAACACTCGCCCGTCGTGCGCGCTTCGCTCGACAAGATCAACGGCAAGCTCTACCAAGTCGGCTGGAAGGAGTGA
- a CDS encoding LLM class flavin-dependent oxidoreductase, with protein sequence MSKKQILLNAFNMNCVGHINHGLWTHPRDTSSQYKTLEYWTELAQLLERGLFDGLFIADIVGVYDIYQDSVDVTLKESIQLPVNDPLLLVSAMAAVTRHLGFGLTANLTYEAPYLFARRLSTLDHLTRGRVGWNIVTGYLDSAAKAMGLTQQVEHDRRYDQADEYLEVLYKLWEGSWEDDAVVEDRERRIYAQPEKVHKVQHEGEFYRVQGYHLCEPSPQRTPLLFQAGSSSRGLQFAGQHAECVFISGQNKQATRAQVDKVRDAARAAGRDPQAVKVFMGITVIVAATQAQAWAKHDEYLSYASAEAGVAHFAASTAIDFARYELDEPIQYVKGNAIESATKTLQNNDWTRRKLLDQHALGGRYITLVGDPEQVADELEAWIAETGLDGFNLTRTVTPESYVDFIDLVIPVLQARGSYKTAYAQGTLREKVFGQGPGLPEGHAGFSCKRGA encoded by the coding sequence ATGAGCAAGAAGCAGATCCTCCTCAACGCCTTCAACATGAACTGCGTGGGCCACATCAACCACGGCCTGTGGACCCATCCGCGCGACACGTCGAGCCAGTACAAGACCTTGGAATACTGGACCGAGCTGGCCCAATTGCTGGAGCGCGGTCTGTTCGATGGGCTGTTCATCGCCGACATCGTCGGGGTCTACGACATCTATCAGGATTCGGTCGATGTGACCTTGAAGGAGTCGATCCAGCTGCCGGTCAACGACCCGTTGCTGCTGGTATCGGCCATGGCCGCGGTCACCCGCCACTTGGGTTTCGGCCTGACCGCCAACCTCACCTACGAAGCGCCCTATCTGTTCGCCCGACGCCTGTCCACGCTCGATCACCTGACCCGCGGTCGGGTCGGCTGGAACATCGTCACCGGCTACCTGGACAGTGCGGCCAAGGCCATGGGCCTGACCCAGCAGGTGGAGCACGACCGCCGTTACGATCAGGCCGACGAATACCTGGAGGTGCTCTACAAGCTCTGGGAAGGCAGCTGGGAAGACGACGCTGTCGTCGAAGACCGCGAGCGGCGCATCTACGCCCAGCCGGAAAAGGTCCACAAGGTGCAGCATGAAGGCGAGTTCTACCGGGTCCAGGGTTACCACCTCTGTGAACCCTCGCCACAGCGCACACCGCTGCTGTTCCAGGCCGGCAGCTCGTCACGGGGCCTGCAGTTCGCCGGTCAGCATGCCGAATGCGTGTTCATCAGCGGACAGAACAAGCAGGCCACCCGCGCCCAGGTGGACAAGGTGCGCGACGCAGCCCGCGCAGCCGGCCGCGATCCCCAGGCCGTGAAGGTCTTTATGGGCATCACGGTCATCGTCGCTGCCACCCAGGCCCAGGCCTGGGCCAAGCATGACGAATACCTGAGCTACGCCAGCGCCGAGGCCGGCGTCGCCCACTTCGCCGCCTCCACCGCGATCGACTTTGCCCGCTACGAACTCGACGAGCCCATTCAGTACGTGAAGGGCAACGCCATCGAATCGGCCACCAAGACCCTGCAGAACAACGACTGGACCCGCCGCAAACTGCTCGACCAGCACGCTCTGGGCGGACGCTACATCACCTTGGTCGGCGACCCGGAACAGGTTGCCGACGAACTCGAAGCCTGGATCGCCGAGACCGGCCTGGACGGGTTCAACCTGACCCGCACGGTCACGCCGGAAAGCTACGTCGACTTCATCGATCTGGTGATTCCGGTGCTTCAGGCGCGCGGTTCGTACAAGACCGCCTATGCCCAGGGCACGTTGCGCGAAAAGGTCTTCGGCCAAGGCCCGGGGTTGCCCGAGGGGCATGCCGGTTTCAGTTGCAAGCGCGGTGCTTGA
- a CDS encoding SfnB family sulfur acquisition oxidoreductase: protein MSSLPHPLDGVARIANDQQALEVARQLAPQLQHDSALRDRERQLPHTELTLFSRSGLGGISVPRAFGGAGVSNVTLAQVIALLAAADGSLGQIPQNHFYALEVLRINGSPAQQQRLYADVLAGQRLGNALAELGTRTAHDRTTRLTRDGDGFRINGRKFYATGALYAQCIPTSVIDEQGVQQLAFVPADSAGVQVIDDWSGFGQRTTGSGSVVFDNVWVSADAIVPFQSAFERPTTVGPFAQILHAAIDTGIARGAFEDALQFVRTRTRPWIDATSDKAVEDPLSLKSFGHLAIRLHAAEALLERAGEILDKAQVEPTAEHVGAASIAVAEARALSTEISLTAGSTLFELAGSQATLAEHGLDRHWRNARVHTLHDPVRWKYHAIGNYYLNDQLPPRRGTI from the coding sequence ATGAGCTCATTGCCCCACCCCCTCGACGGCGTCGCACGCATCGCCAACGATCAGCAGGCGCTGGAGGTTGCCCGGCAGCTGGCCCCCCAGTTGCAGCACGACAGCGCCCTGCGCGACCGCGAGCGGCAGTTGCCCCACACCGAACTGACGCTGTTCTCCCGCTCCGGCCTGGGTGGCATCAGTGTGCCCAGGGCGTTCGGCGGAGCCGGTGTGTCCAACGTGACCCTGGCCCAGGTCATCGCTCTGCTGGCGGCTGCCGACGGCTCGCTGGGACAGATCCCGCAGAATCACTTCTATGCCCTGGAAGTGCTGCGCATCAACGGCAGCCCGGCGCAGCAGCAGCGCCTGTACGCCGATGTGCTGGCAGGCCAGCGGCTGGGCAACGCCCTGGCCGAACTCGGCACCCGCACCGCCCACGACCGCACTACGCGCCTGACCCGCGACGGCGACGGTTTCCGCATCAATGGCCGCAAGTTCTACGCCACCGGCGCGCTGTATGCCCAATGCATTCCCACTTCGGTGATCGATGAACAGGGCGTACAGCAACTGGCCTTCGTGCCCGCCGACAGTGCCGGAGTCCAGGTCATCGACGACTGGAGCGGCTTCGGCCAGCGCACCACGGGCAGCGGCTCGGTGGTGTTCGACAACGTCTGGGTCAGCGCCGACGCCATCGTACCGTTTCAAAGCGCGTTCGAACGGCCCACTACGGTCGGCCCGTTCGCGCAGATTCTTCACGCCGCGATCGACACCGGCATCGCGCGCGGGGCATTCGAGGACGCATTGCAATTCGTCCGCACCCGTACCCGGCCGTGGATCGACGCGACCAGCGACAAGGCAGTGGAAGATCCGCTGTCGCTCAAGAGCTTCGGCCATCTGGCCATCCGCCTGCACGCCGCCGAAGCGCTGCTGGAGCGTGCCGGCGAAATCCTCGACAAAGCCCAGGTCGAGCCCACCGCCGAACACGTTGGCGCCGCCTCGATCGCCGTGGCCGAAGCCCGCGCCCTCAGCACCGAAATTTCCCTGACCGCCGGTAGCACCCTGTTCGAACTGGCGGGCAGCCAGGCCACCCTGGCCGAGCATGGCCTGGACCGGCACTGGCGCAACGCCCGCGTGCACACCCTGCACGACCCGGTGCGCTGGAAGTACCACGCGATCGGCAACTACTACCTCAACGACCAGCTGCCACCCCGCCGGGGGACGATCTGA
- a CDS encoding SfnB family sulfur acquisition oxidoreductase yields MVNHSISLEHPQPQTTTDNGPALLPAQILRNDADALEAAQALAASARTHAARRDQQRELPWPLIEQFTASGLGSITVPRAFGGPDVSFVTLAEVFRVISAADPALGQIPQNHFGILQMLRGTATEAQQHALFTAVLGGARIGNGGPERGARNTLEINTRIVRDDDGGRISGQKFYSTGALFAHWVAVKAVDDEQRLVMAFVRRGTPGLRIVDDWSGFGQRTTASGTVVLENAHVPDAHVVQIWRQAQQPNIQGAVSQLMQAAIDAGIAEAAIDDTIAFVREKSRPWIDAGVERASDDPFVIADIGRLKLELHAAQALLRKAARALDQIGQGPVDAALAGQASIAVAEAKVITTEVALQASEKLFELAGSRATLAEFNLDRHWRNARVHTLHDPVRWKYHAVGAYHLNGSLPARHSWI; encoded by the coding sequence ATGGTCAACCACTCGATTTCCCTCGAACACCCCCAACCACAGACAACAACCGACAACGGCCCGGCACTCTTGCCTGCGCAGATCCTGCGCAACGACGCCGACGCACTCGAAGCCGCGCAGGCGCTTGCCGCCAGTGCCCGCACCCACGCTGCCAGGCGAGACCAGCAACGTGAACTGCCCTGGCCACTGATCGAGCAGTTCACCGCCAGCGGCCTGGGCAGCATCACCGTGCCACGCGCCTTCGGTGGCCCCGACGTCAGTTTCGTGACCCTGGCCGAGGTCTTCCGCGTCATCAGCGCCGCCGATCCAGCTCTGGGGCAGATCCCACAGAACCATTTCGGCATCTTGCAGATGCTGCGCGGCACCGCTACCGAAGCGCAGCAGCACGCGCTATTCACTGCCGTGCTCGGAGGCGCGCGCATCGGCAACGGCGGCCCTGAACGCGGCGCCCGCAACACGTTGGAAATCAACACCCGCATCGTCCGCGACGATGACGGCGGGCGAATCAGCGGGCAAAAGTTCTACTCCACCGGCGCGCTGTTCGCCCACTGGGTAGCAGTCAAGGCCGTGGACGATGAACAGCGTCTGGTTATGGCGTTCGTACGCCGCGGCACACCTGGCCTGCGCATCGTCGACGACTGGTCCGGCTTCGGCCAGCGCACCACCGCCAGCGGCACTGTCGTGCTCGAAAATGCGCACGTACCCGACGCCCATGTGGTGCAGATCTGGCGCCAGGCACAGCAACCGAACATTCAGGGCGCCGTGTCGCAACTGATGCAGGCCGCCATCGACGCCGGGATTGCCGAAGCGGCGATCGACGACACCATCGCCTTCGTCCGGGAAAAATCGCGCCCGTGGATCGATGCCGGGGTCGAGCGTGCCAGCGATGATCCGTTCGTGATCGCCGACATCGGTCGCTTGAAGCTGGAACTGCACGCCGCGCAGGCACTGCTGCGCAAGGCCGCCCGCGCGCTCGACCAGATTGGCCAGGGGCCGGTGGACGCCGCCCTCGCCGGCCAGGCCTCGATCGCCGTGGCCGAGGCCAAGGTGATCACCACCGAAGTCGCCCTGCAGGCCAGTGAAAAGCTTTTCGAGCTGGCCGGCAGCCGCGCCACCCTCGCCGAGTTCAACCTCGACCGTCACTGGCGCAACGCCCGCGTGCACACCCTGCACGATCCCGTGCGCTGGAAATATCACGCCGTCGGCGCCTATCACCTGAACGGCAGCCTGCCTGCACGCCATTCCTGGATTTGA
- the rpiA gene encoding ribose-5-phosphate isomerase RpiA, whose protein sequence is MTQDQLKQAVAQAAVDFILPKLGEKSVVGVGTGSTANCFIDALAQHKSAFDGAVASSEATAARLKGHGIPVYELNSVGDLEFYVDGADESDEHLNLIKGGGAALTREKIVAAVATTFICIADGSKLVPVLGEFPLPVEVIPMARSHVARQLVKLGGDPVYREGVVTDNGNIIIDVYNMQITDPVALETQINAIVGVVTNGLFAARPADVLLLGASEGVKTLTRPT, encoded by the coding sequence ATGACCCAGGACCAACTCAAACAGGCCGTCGCCCAGGCTGCCGTGGATTTCATTCTGCCCAAGCTGGGCGAAAAGAGCGTCGTCGGCGTGGGCACCGGGTCCACCGCCAACTGCTTCATCGACGCGCTGGCGCAGCACAAAAGCGCCTTCGACGGCGCCGTGGCCAGCTCCGAAGCGACCGCGGCCAGGCTCAAGGGCCATGGCATTCCGGTGTACGAACTCAACAGTGTGGGCGACCTGGAGTTCTACGTCGACGGCGCAGATGAAAGCGACGAGCACCTGAACCTGATCAAGGGCGGCGGCGCTGCGTTGACCCGCGAGAAGATCGTCGCGGCCGTGGCCACCACGTTCATCTGTATCGCCGACGGCAGCAAGCTGGTGCCGGTGCTGGGCGAGTTTCCGCTGCCGGTGGAAGTCATCCCGATGGCCCGCAGCCATGTCGCGCGCCAGCTGGTGAAACTGGGCGGCGACCCGGTCTACCGCGAGGGTGTGGTGACCGACAACGGCAACATCATCATCGACGTGTACAACATGCAGATCACCGACCCGGTGGCGTTGGAAACACAGATCAACGCCATCGTCGGCGTGGTCACCAATGGCCTGTTCGCCGCCCGCCCGGCCGATGTGCTGCTGCTGGGCGCCAGCGAAGGCGTCAAGACCCTCACCCGCCCCACCTGA
- the ilvA gene encoding threonine ammonia-lyase, biosynthetic, which translates to MLEQYVKMILTSRVYDVAVETPLQPAGQLSERLNNKILLKREDLQPVFSFKIRGAYNKLAQLSAEELARGVVTASAGNHAQGLALAARELGIKATIVMPNTTPEIKIEGVRSRGGIVVLHGDSFPEALAHSLKLVDEQGMVYIHPYDDPYTIAGQGTVAMEILRQHPGDLDAIFVPVGGGGLIAGIAAYVKYLRPGIKVIGVEPDDSNCLQQAMRAGERVVLPQVGLFADGVAVAQIGQYTFEICKDHVDEVITVSTDEICAAIKDIYDDTRSITEPAGALGVAGIKKYVEARGVSGQTLVAIDSGANVNFDRLRHVAERAELGEGREAIIAVTIPERPGSFKAFCEAIGKRQITEFNYRYHTGHEAHIFVGVQTHPERDPRAVLVQTLQSHGFPVLDLTDNELAKLHIRHMVGGHAVRVSDEMVLRFEFPERPGALFNFLDKLGGRWNISMFHYRNHGAADGRVVAGLQVPEEERHLVAGALAEIGYPFWDETDNPAYQLFLG; encoded by the coding sequence ATGCTCGAACAGTACGTAAAGATGATCCTCACCTCGCGCGTCTACGACGTTGCGGTGGAAACCCCTTTGCAGCCCGCCGGGCAGCTGTCCGAGCGCCTGAACAACAAGATTCTGCTCAAGCGCGAAGACTTGCAGCCGGTGTTCTCGTTCAAGATTCGCGGCGCCTACAACAAGCTGGCGCAGCTCAGCGCAGAGGAACTGGCCCGTGGCGTCGTCACCGCCTCGGCCGGCAACCATGCCCAGGGCCTGGCGCTGGCGGCGCGCGAGCTGGGGATCAAGGCCACCATCGTGATGCCCAACACCACCCCCGAGATCAAGATCGAAGGCGTGCGTTCGCGCGGCGGCATCGTGGTGCTGCACGGCGACTCGTTTCCCGAGGCCCTGGCTCATTCGCTCAAGCTGGTGGACGAGCAGGGCATGGTCTACATCCATCCCTACGACGACCCGTACACCATCGCCGGCCAGGGCACGGTGGCGATGGAGATTCTGCGTCAGCATCCGGGCGATCTCGACGCGATCTTCGTGCCGGTGGGCGGCGGCGGTCTGATCGCGGGCATCGCCGCGTACGTCAAGTACCTGCGGCCGGGCATCAAGGTCATCGGCGTCGAGCCGGACGATTCCAACTGCCTGCAGCAAGCCATGCGTGCCGGTGAGCGCGTGGTGCTGCCGCAGGTCGGGTTGTTCGCCGACGGTGTGGCGGTGGCGCAGATCGGCCAGTACACCTTCGAGATCTGCAAGGATCACGTGGACGAAGTGATCACCGTCAGCACCGACGAGATCTGTGCGGCGATCAAGGACATCTACGACGATACCCGCTCGATCACCGAACCTGCCGGCGCGCTCGGGGTGGCGGGGATCAAGAAGTACGTCGAGGCACGAGGTGTGTCGGGGCAGACCCTGGTAGCGATCGATTCGGGTGCCAACGTCAACTTCGACCGGCTGCGCCACGTGGCCGAGCGGGCCGAGCTGGGCGAGGGGCGCGAAGCCATTATCGCGGTGACCATTCCCGAGCGTCCGGGCAGCTTCAAGGCCTTCTGCGAAGCCATCGGCAAACGGCAGATCACCGAGTTCAACTACCGCTACCACACCGGTCACGAGGCACACATTTTCGTCGGCGTGCAGACCCACCCCGAGCGGGATCCGCGGGCGGTGCTGGTGCAGACGCTGCAATCCCATGGCTTCCCGGTGCTGGACCTGACCGACAACGAGCTGGCCAAGCTGCACATTCGTCATATGGTCGGTGGCCATGCGGTCCGGGTCAGCGACGAGATGGTCCTGCGCTTCGAGTTCCCGGAGCGTCCGGGTGCGCTGTTCAACTTCCTCGACAAGCTGGGCGGGCGCTGGAACATCTCGATGTTCCACTACCGCAACCACGGCGCCGCCGATGGGCGTGTGGTGGCTGGGCTACAGGTGCCTGAAGAGGAGCGCCATCTGGTGGCCGGCGCGCTGGCCGAAATCGGCTACCCGTTCTGGGACGAGACGGACAACCCGGCTTATCAGTTGTTTCTGGGGTAG
- a CDS encoding DUF2269 family protein, producing MESLAILKVFHVAATVVLLGSVVAVIYRAWRSWKGGDRLPFASTLQRPWVYAWVVMAVSLVSFPVTGWWLVHRVGWPLGQTWILTAAVLYVIGGGVWLLLINRVNRLRLATGLDEVVVAAKRRNVLIIATMAVVVLLSIIGLMVTKPA from the coding sequence ATGGAAAGCCTGGCGATTTTGAAAGTATTTCACGTCGCTGCTACGGTCGTGCTGCTGGGCAGCGTGGTGGCCGTCATCTACCGTGCCTGGCGCAGTTGGAAAGGCGGCGACCGGCTGCCCTTCGCCAGTACCCTGCAACGGCCCTGGGTGTACGCCTGGGTGGTCATGGCCGTGAGCCTGGTGAGTTTTCCAGTGACCGGCTGGTGGCTGGTGCACCGGGTCGGCTGGCCTTTGGGGCAAACCTGGATTCTCACCGCCGCGGTGTTGTATGTGATCGGCGGTGGGGTCTGGCTGCTGCTGATCAATCGGGTGAATCGCCTGCGTCTGGCGACGGGACTCGATGAGGTCGTCGTTGCGGCCAAGCGGCGCAATGTCTTGATCATCGCGACCATGGCAGTGGTGGTGCTTTTGTCGATCATCGGACTGATGGTGACCAAGCCTGCCTGA
- a CDS encoding HAD family hydrolase — MRLALFDLDNTLLGGDSDHAWGDYLCARGILDADTYKARNDEFYQDYLAGRLDLNEYLNFTLEILAATDVAQLDEWHRDFMRDCIEPIMLPKAAALLQQHRDAGDKLVIITATNRFVTGPIAERLGVETLLATEVESVDGRYTGRSFDVPCFKEGKVTRLNRWLEENGYDLHDSYFYSDSMNDLPLLEQVTHPVVVDPDPRLHEEAKRRGWKEISLR, encoded by the coding sequence ATGCGCCTGGCCCTATTCGACCTCGACAACACGCTGCTCGGCGGCGACAGCGACCATGCCTGGGGTGATTATCTGTGCGCCCGCGGCATTCTCGATGCCGACACCTACAAGGCACGCAACGATGAGTTCTATCAGGACTACCTGGCAGGCCGTCTGGACTTGAATGAGTACCTGAACTTCACCCTGGAAATCCTCGCGGCGACCGACGTGGCGCAACTGGATGAATGGCATCGCGATTTCATGCGTGACTGCATCGAGCCGATCATGCTGCCCAAGGCCGCCGCCTTGCTGCAACAGCATCGCGACGCGGGCGACAAGCTGGTGATCATCACCGCCACCAACCGCTTCGTGACCGGCCCGATCGCCGAGCGCCTGGGCGTGGAAACGCTGCTGGCCACCGAAGTGGAAAGCGTCGACGGCCGCTACACCGGTCGCAGCTTCGATGTGCCCTGCTTCAAGGAAGGCAAGGTCACGCGCCTGAACCGCTGGCTGGAAGAAAACGGCTACGATCTGCACGACAGCTATTTCTACAGCGACTCGATGAACGATCTGCCACTGCTGGAGCAAGTGACCCACCCGGTGGTGGTCGACCCGGACCCCCGCCTGCACGAAGAAGCCAAGCGCCGCGGCTGGAAGGAAATCTCCCTGCGCTGA
- a CDS encoding RNA pyrophosphohydrolase, with the protein MIDPDGFRPNVGIILTNDAGQVLWARRINQDAWQFPQGGINPQETPEEALYRELNEEVGLERQDVEILACTRGWLRYRLPQRLVRTHSQPLCIGQKQKWFLLRLVSNEQRVRMDLTGKPEFDGWRWVSYWYPLGQVVTFKREVYRRALKELAPRLLSRD; encoded by the coding sequence GTGATCGACCCCGATGGTTTTCGCCCTAACGTTGGCATCATTCTCACCAATGACGCCGGTCAGGTGCTATGGGCTCGGCGTATCAATCAGGACGCCTGGCAATTTCCGCAAGGGGGTATCAACCCTCAGGAAACGCCGGAAGAGGCCTTGTACCGCGAGCTGAATGAAGAAGTCGGGCTGGAACGCCAGGATGTAGAAATACTTGCCTGCACCCGCGGCTGGTTGCGTTATCGTCTACCCCAACGCCTGGTGCGCACGCACAGCCAACCGTTGTGCATCGGCCAGAAACAGAAATGGTTCCTGCTGCGCCTGGTATCCAACGAGCAGCGCGTGCGCATGGACCTGACCGGCAAACCCGAGTTCGATGGCTGGCGCTGGGTCAGCTATTGGTACCCGCTGGGCCAGGTAGTGACATTCAAGCGCGAGGTCTACAGACGCGCGCTCAAAGAGCTAGCCCCGCGCCTTCTCTCGCGCGACTGA